In Pseudooceanicola algae, one DNA window encodes the following:
- a CDS encoding polysaccharide biosynthesis/export family protein, whose protein sequence is MRCLTVALCLLTLAGCGVVYRSPTVSSASNSGSAVRVLPITPQNVLIANRSSYRPRTLPAIFSQTSGGGSALRGAGALPEPAVSQTSRPEGMAMRVPPPVSSGPYRIGVGDVLLLATPQVGNTVEQLTGLLAAQNARQGYTVQDDGAIAIPNVGRVQVNSLTLEDAEAELFQRLVENQIDPTFSLEVSEFNSKKVSIGGAVARPAVAPVTLTPLYLDEALAAAGGITVTDQDYASVRIYRDGELYQIPLTELYSNNGLQRIQLVDGDSVFVDTEYDLDMAQAYFEEQIRLAEYRQDARIAALDALDTEVAIRRADLKEARDNYISRTDLGAVERDYVYLTGEVTRQSRFALPFEQTAVLADALYSTGGMPTETGDASQIYVLRGSDDPREFAAVTAWRLDGSEATNLLLTTRFELRPNDIIFIAEQPITRWNRVIQQFVPSLITTPVSVVAN, encoded by the coding sequence ATGCGGTGCCTGACAGTAGCGCTTTGTCTGCTTACCCTCGCAGGGTGTGGGGTGGTCTACCGGAGTCCCACGGTAAGCTCTGCTTCCAACAGTGGCAGTGCGGTGCGCGTCCTGCCGATCACGCCGCAGAACGTCCTGATTGCGAACCGGTCTTCCTATCGGCCGCGCACCCTGCCGGCGATCTTCTCGCAAACCTCGGGCGGCGGTAGCGCCTTGCGCGGGGCCGGGGCCCTGCCGGAACCGGCGGTCAGCCAGACCTCGCGCCCCGAAGGCATGGCGATGCGGGTGCCGCCGCCCGTTTCCTCCGGTCCCTACCGGATCGGCGTCGGTGACGTGCTGCTGCTTGCCACCCCCCAGGTTGGCAATACCGTCGAGCAGCTGACCGGCCTGCTGGCCGCCCAGAATGCGCGCCAAGGCTACACGGTGCAGGATGACGGCGCGATCGCCATTCCCAACGTGGGCCGCGTGCAGGTCAACAGCCTGACCCTGGAAGATGCCGAGGCCGAGCTGTTCCAGCGCCTGGTCGAAAACCAGATCGACCCGACTTTCAGCCTGGAGGTCTCCGAGTTCAATTCCAAGAAGGTATCGATCGGCGGCGCCGTGGCCCGCCCGGCCGTGGCCCCGGTCACGCTGACCCCGCTCTACCTGGACGAAGCCCTGGCCGCTGCGGGCGGGATCACGGTGACGGATCAGGATTATGCCTCGGTGCGGATCTACCGCGACGGTGAGCTGTATCAGATCCCGCTGACCGAGCTTTACTCCAACAACGGGCTGCAGCGCATCCAGCTGGTCGATGGAGACAGTGTCTTCGTGGATACCGAGTATGACCTCGACATGGCCCAGGCCTATTTCGAAGAGCAGATCCGGCTGGCCGAATACCGTCAGGATGCCCGGATCGCCGCGCTGGATGCGCTGGATACCGAGGTGGCCATCCGCCGGGCGGACCTGAAGGAAGCGCGGGACAACTACATTTCCCGAACCGACCTCGGGGCCGTGGAACGCGACTATGTCTACCTGACCGGCGAGGTCACGCGCCAGAGCCGCTTCGCGCTGCCCTTCGAACAGACTGCGGTGCTGGCGGATGCGCTTTACAGCACCGGCGGCATGCCGACCGAAACCGGCGACGCAAGCCAGATCTACGTGTTGCGCGGTTCGGATGATCCGCGGGAATTCGCAGCCGTCACCGCCTGGCGGCTGGACGGCAGCGAGGCGACCAACCTGCTGCTGACGACCCGATTCGAGCTGCGGCCGAACGACATCATCTTCATCGCCGAGCAGCCGATCACCCGTTGGAACCGTGTCATCCAGCAGTTCGTGCCCTCGCTGATCACCACGCCTGTCTCAGTTGTCGCAAACTGA
- a CDS encoding YjbF family lipoprotein — protein MRVSLFPARGRGRPVFRGLALVLSSALALAGCGIGEGADTGPGTARDPSFLDAFLPWGPDGAVPTARYAALETAGVPVMQVSDLQSGARYPLRRVARSADGVTAWLAPDGSGFSFRNGILVATRGTGDDLMSADVSGLADLLARGQSGRAERFHSRLDGQNQVVLTSYVCDVSRSPAEGGIIVSEDCAGAEEGLVNTFLLTPSGDMFQSNQLGFQFESMNP, from the coding sequence GTGAGGGTATCCTTGTTCCCTGCCCGTGGCCGTGGCCGCCCGGTTTTTCGGGGGCTGGCCCTGGTCCTGTCGTCCGCGCTGGCGCTGGCCGGCTGCGGCATCGGTGAGGGCGCAGACACGGGCCCCGGCACCGCGCGCGATCCGTCCTTCCTCGACGCCTTCCTACCCTGGGGGCCGGATGGGGCCGTGCCCACGGCACGTTATGCCGCGCTGGAAACGGCCGGGGTGCCGGTCATGCAGGTCAGCGACCTGCAGAGCGGCGCGCGTTATCCGCTGCGCCGGGTGGCGCGGTCCGCCGATGGGGTCACCGCCTGGCTGGCCCCCGACGGCAGCGGTTTCTCCTTCCGGAATGGTATCCTGGTGGCCACGCGTGGCACCGGCGATGACCTGATGTCGGCGGATGTCTCGGGGCTGGCGGATCTGCTGGCACGTGGCCAGTCCGGCCGGGCAGAGCGGTTCCACAGCCGGTTGGATGGTCAGAACCAGGTGGTCCTGACGAGCTACGTCTGTGATGTGAGCCGCAGCCCCGCAGAGGGCGGTATCATCGTCAGCGAAGATTGTGCTGGTGCCGAAGAGGGGCTGGTGAATACGTTTCTTTTGACCCCCTCCGGGGATATGTTTCAGTCCAATCAACTTGGCTTTCAGTTTGAAAGCATGAACCCATGA
- a CDS encoding GumC family protein has product MNQTFPTRVPSTASGTPDGGAADFIDLGRILQTLWRGKFAILAAMVIGAICAGYYAFAVATPLYRSTSVVMLNNREEQVVDIESVLGGLSPDRLVINSEVEILNSRSLNGQVVDALNLTEDPEFNGALRPASLTERLRQSVSGLIGTGDGTTLSEAEREAREREATINALQQAVTVRNVPTTLVFDITAKSESPRKAALIADTVAQLYIEEQLAVKFAATEQATSWLSDRVAELRVELEDSEAKVTSFNLGAELINQETLRGLERQLKELRDRIAERSSSLDQLREQLARIQAADTPLAKAEASGDAQLQRMISQGGADDPAFAIRLEQVIARLDIDVQRGETQLQALSTSETELGNQIDRQGADLLTLQQLTREAEASRLLYEYFLSRLKQTSAQRGIQQADSRQLSTAIVPVSPFEPRKSMMMVIGAMLGLFVSAALLLIRESRNNTFREAETLEGLSGYSVLGNIPLLPARRRKDALEYLASRPTSAAAEAIRNLRTSVLLSNIDSPPQVIMMTSSLPGEGKTTLSLALSQSFGGMGKKVLLIEGDIRRRVFSQYFDIADDAPGLVAVLDRSTALKDAVVHNARVGADILIGDKTSTNAADLFSSESFATVLREAREQYDQIIIDTPPVLIVPDARVIAHQCDAVIFTVKWDHTSHPQVLSALKMFESVNLQISGLALNQINPKGLNRYGYGGKSGAYSQYAYTGYGKNYYTN; this is encoded by the coding sequence ATGAACCAGACATTTCCAACACGGGTTCCCTCAACGGCTTCAGGCACGCCCGACGGGGGCGCGGCGGATTTCATTGATCTTGGCCGCATTCTTCAGACCCTGTGGCGTGGCAAGTTCGCAATCCTGGCGGCGATGGTGATCGGGGCGATCTGTGCTGGCTATTATGCCTTCGCCGTGGCGACGCCGCTTTATCGTTCGACCAGCGTGGTGATGCTCAACAACCGCGAAGAGCAGGTCGTGGACATCGAAAGCGTGCTCGGCGGGCTGTCTCCGGACCGGCTCGTGATCAATTCCGAGGTCGAGATCCTCAACAGCCGCAGCCTGAATGGCCAGGTGGTCGACGCGCTGAACCTGACAGAGGATCCGGAATTCAACGGGGCCCTGCGTCCGGCCAGCCTGACGGAACGCCTGCGTCAGTCCGTTTCGGGACTGATCGGCACCGGCGACGGCACGACGCTTTCGGAGGCCGAGCGTGAGGCGCGGGAGAGGGAAGCGACGATCAACGCCCTCCAGCAGGCGGTGACCGTTCGCAACGTCCCGACAACCCTTGTCTTCGACATCACGGCCAAGTCCGAAAGCCCCCGCAAGGCGGCATTGATCGCGGATACGGTTGCCCAGCTCTATATCGAGGAACAGCTCGCGGTGAAATTTGCCGCGACGGAACAGGCGACGAGCTGGTTGTCCGACCGCGTGGCCGAACTTCGTGTCGAGCTGGAAGATTCCGAGGCCAAGGTGACCAGCTTCAACCTGGGCGCCGAGCTGATCAACCAGGAAACGCTGAGGGGGCTGGAACGCCAGCTCAAGGAACTGCGGGACCGCATTGCCGAGCGCAGCAGCAGCCTTGACCAGCTGCGGGAGCAACTGGCGCGGATTCAGGCGGCCGATACGCCACTGGCCAAGGCCGAGGCCTCCGGTGATGCCCAGTTGCAGCGCATGATCAGCCAGGGGGGCGCCGATGATCCGGCCTTCGCCATCCGGCTCGAGCAGGTGATTGCAAGACTGGATATCGACGTGCAGCGCGGCGAAACACAGCTGCAGGCGCTGTCCACTTCGGAAACCGAACTGGGGAACCAGATCGACCGGCAGGGGGCAGATCTGCTGACCCTGCAGCAGCTGACACGCGAGGCCGAGGCCAGCCGGCTGCTCTACGAATATTTCCTGTCTCGTCTGAAGCAGACATCCGCGCAACGCGGGATCCAGCAGGCGGACAGTCGTCAGCTGTCCACCGCGATCGTGCCGGTGTCCCCCTTCGAGCCGCGCAAGTCCATGATGATGGTCATCGGTGCCATGCTGGGGCTGTTCGTGAGCGCCGCGCTGCTTCTGATCCGGGAATCCCGGAACAATACATTCCGCGAAGCCGAGACCCTTGAGGGCCTGTCGGGTTATTCGGTGCTCGGCAACATTCCCCTGCTGCCTGCACGTCGGCGCAAGGATGCCCTGGAATATCTCGCCTCGCGACCCACCTCTGCGGCGGCCGAGGCGATCCGGAACCTGCGGACCTCGGTGCTACTGTCCAATATCGACTCGCCGCCCCAGGTCATCATGATGACCTCCTCGCTGCCCGGGGAAGGCAAGACCACGCTGTCCCTGGCCCTGTCCCAGAGCTTTGGCGGCATGGGCAAGAAGGTGCTGCTGATCGAAGGCGATATCCGTCGCCGGGTCTTTTCGCAGTATTTCGACATCGCCGATGATGCGCCCGGACTGGTTGCCGTGCTCGACCGGAGCACGGCTTTGAAAGATGCGGTGGTCCACAACGCACGGGTGGGTGCGGATATCCTGATCGGGGACAAGACCAGCACAAATGCGGCCGATCTGTTCTCGTCTGAGAGCTTCGCCACGGTGCTGCGGGAAGCGCGCGAACAGTACGACCAGATCATTATCGATACGCCGCCGGTACTCATCGTGCCGGATGCCCGGGTAATCGCGCATCAGTGCGACGCGGTGATCTTCACGGTGAAATGGGATCATACCTCGCACCCGCAGGTGCTTTCGGCGCTGAAGATGTTCGAGAGCGTGAACCTGCAGATCAGCGGTCTGGCCCTGAACCAGATCAATCCGAAGGGGTTGAACCGCTATGGATATGGCGGAAAATCAGGGGCTTATAGCCAGTACGCCTATACGGGCTATGGTAAGAACTACTACACCAACTGA